A single region of the Clostridia bacterium genome encodes:
- a CDS encoding TolC family protein: MKPTHLPTFLICLVLLNVAGVRAQNPQSSSATGATATPVITVDEAVSLALANNRLIKNAMLEADKYDFRISSIKSRRLPEFQISALQSELLHPIDFTFQRGVFGVFPGIGPVPATNTNIRTPARLNTLAMAAMNQPLTQQYKIGLGIRAQELARDVAREELRAQRQRVANQVRAAYYDLVATSAGLEAARHSVKTLQEVKRVTTQYEAEQAVLKADVLQVQARLAKQEYQLVVAENGMKTQSEHMNQLLGRDLATEFRFAGIPEESDRELSLESARQQAADNRPELRQANLKKRLAEYDRRIAKADYIPNVSLTVRYLGIRSIEVLPGNAGAAGLYFSWEPFDWGRRRNAIAEKSKTVEQAANGIREIESQIAVEVGMRFRKWSEAVAKVKANRAAKDAAGEQLRVVTNKFKEQAALVKDVLQAEAQSADAGFQYQQALSEYWSALADLRKAMGEE, encoded by the coding sequence ATGAAACCAACTCATCTCCCGACATTCCTGATCTGCCTGGTTCTCCTGAACGTGGCTGGTGTGCGAGCGCAGAACCCGCAGTCCTCGAGCGCAACGGGCGCGACGGCCACTCCGGTGATCACAGTTGACGAGGCCGTTAGTCTGGCTCTTGCGAACAATCGCCTGATCAAAAACGCGATGCTCGAAGCAGACAAATATGATTTCCGCATCAGCAGCATCAAGAGCCGGCGACTGCCGGAGTTCCAGATATCTGCTCTGCAATCCGAGTTGCTGCATCCGATCGACTTCACCTTCCAGCGCGGCGTTTTCGGGGTATTCCCCGGGATTGGGCCGGTGCCAGCCACGAACACGAATATTCGTACGCCTGCGCGCCTGAATACGCTCGCGATGGCAGCAATGAACCAGCCATTGACACAGCAGTACAAGATTGGCCTTGGGATACGCGCGCAGGAACTTGCGCGTGATGTTGCGCGAGAGGAGTTGCGCGCGCAGCGGCAGCGAGTGGCCAATCAGGTCCGTGCCGCGTATTACGACCTGGTCGCGACGAGTGCGGGACTGGAAGCTGCACGCCACTCTGTGAAGACATTGCAGGAAGTAAAACGTGTCACGACGCAGTACGAGGCCGAGCAGGCCGTGTTGAAGGCAGACGTGCTCCAGGTGCAGGCTCGGCTTGCGAAACAGGAATACCAGTTAGTGGTAGCCGAGAACGGAATGAAAACACAGTCCGAGCACATGAACCAATTGCTTGGTCGTGACCTCGCCACGGAGTTTCGCTTCGCCGGCATTCCAGAGGAAAGTGACCGCGAACTATCGCTGGAGTCTGCCCGCCAGCAAGCTGCCGACAACCGTCCGGAACTGCGGCAGGCGAACCTGAAAAAGCGATTAGCGGAATACGACCGGAGGATTGCAAAGGCTGACTACATCCCGAACGTCAGCCTGACCGTTCGCTACCTTGGAATCCGAAGCATAGAGGTGTTGCCGGGCAATGCCGGTGCTGCCGGCCTGTATTTCTCCTGGGAACCATTTGATTGGGGTCGGCGGCGAAACGCGATTGCCGAGAAGAGCAAAACAGTCGAGCAGGCGGCGAACGGTATCCGGGAAATTGAGTCGCAAATCGCGGTAGAGGTCGGAATGCGATTTCGAAAATGGAGCGAGGCCGTGGCGAAGGTAAAGGCAAACCGTGCCGCGAAAGATGCCGCTGGCGAACAGTTACGGGTTGTCACCAACAAATTCAAAGAACAAGCAGCGCTCGTAAAGGATGTTCTACAGGCTGAAGCCCAGAGCGCCGACGCCGGGTTCCAGTACCAGCAAGCGCTGTCGGAATACTGGAGCGCGCTGGCTGATCTGCGTAAAGCCATGGGAGAAGAGTAA
- a CDS encoding efflux RND transporter periplasmic adaptor subunit translates to MRATAACLTAALFLCACHSNKPVPQPPQAVQVQEVQTTSGRGTDARFSALVLPDSQVALAFRVPGYITSLGTVRGQDGSFREIAEGDRVAKGITLARLRPSEYRKKLQQATSQTEAAGAVAQKAKLDFERATRLYASQSITRPEYDAARAQYDATQAQARGAHAQKGEAEIALRDATLNSPISGDIVKKNVEVGSLVGSGTLAFVVANTDRVKVVVGVPDLTVQSLKVGLPVTIAAEALPNRTFDAKISRIASAADPKTRNFDVEVAIPNLRHALKAGMIASLQLATSAPSSATTVVPISAIVQSSKGTYGVFIVAKENGANVARLRTVDVGEVLGSDIEVSRGLEKGDTIVTTGATVLKDGQQVEVLR, encoded by the coding sequence ATGAGAGCGACTGCCGCCTGTTTAACGGCCGCGTTATTTCTCTGTGCATGCCATTCCAACAAACCGGTGCCGCAACCTCCGCAGGCCGTGCAAGTACAAGAAGTACAAACGACTTCCGGCCGCGGCACGGACGCCAGATTTTCTGCGCTTGTGTTGCCGGATTCCCAAGTGGCGCTGGCGTTTCGCGTTCCTGGATACATCACATCGCTCGGTACGGTGCGAGGGCAGGATGGAAGTTTCCGCGAGATCGCCGAAGGGGATCGAGTTGCGAAGGGAATAACACTCGCCAGACTCCGCCCTTCCGAATACCGGAAGAAGCTCCAGCAAGCGACTTCGCAGACAGAGGCGGCTGGAGCTGTGGCCCAGAAGGCAAAGCTTGACTTCGAGCGCGCGACGAGGCTGTACGCCAGCCAGAGCATCACCAGGCCCGAGTACGATGCCGCCCGCGCTCAGTACGATGCCACCCAGGCCCAGGCGCGTGGAGCACACGCACAAAAAGGAGAGGCTGAAATCGCGTTGCGCGATGCCACGCTGAACTCTCCGATCTCCGGGGACATCGTTAAGAAAAACGTGGAGGTCGGTTCGCTGGTGGGTTCCGGAACGCTGGCGTTCGTGGTCGCGAACACCGACAGGGTGAAGGTTGTTGTCGGCGTTCCAGACTTGACAGTGCAATCGCTGAAGGTTGGATTGCCGGTGACGATCGCGGCCGAAGCGTTACCGAATCGCACCTTCGACGCAAAGATCAGCCGAATCGCGTCGGCAGCGGACCCCAAGACAAGGAACTTCGACGTAGAAGTCGCGATCCCGAACTTGCGGCACGCTCTGAAGGCAGGCATGATCGCTTCGCTTCAACTCGCGACAAGCGCCCCGAGTTCCGCGACAACCGTTGTTCCGATCTCGGCCATTGTTCAGTCATCCAAGGGCACGTACGGCGTATTCATTGTTGCGAAAGAGAATGGAGCGAACGTAGCACGCTTGCGTACGGTCGATGTGGGCGAGGTACTCGGAAGCGATATCGAGGTGAGTCGCGGCCTGGAGAAGGGTGACACCATCGTCACGACCGGAGCAACCGTCCTTAAAGACGGCCAGCAAGTGGAGGTCCTGAGGTAG
- a CDS encoding efflux RND transporter permease subunit — protein sequence MDQQKQGRNPARFFVQNRQIAWVALFATIAWGIYGYLEMPKRKDPETPVRVAVALCPWPGITADKVEQLVTRKIEQTVAANSKVDRVESTTQDNVSVVFVRLQDSVENTAEQFQDIGQRLNQIRDLPQGAGPIQWVSDFGDTAALMLTVASPDVPDIEIELRARGVRQAIERRRGAAKDRTSLLYCYPTTITPTLVERPFAIFARQAEQDGIARDIRSVSAGSCSGVDVLSNASDDQLRAYGERFIRDHLRSYEMHPDAWGPIIIRDPQETKTRIAAVAGDRYSYRQLDDFTEVIQRHLQRVPMVAKVTRSGVLPEQIYLAYSQERLAGYDLQPSKLGAILGARNVTAPGGILETPSRNVMVDPTADFKTEKDIGNVVVAASASGTPIYLRDLVDIERAYQTPARYLNYMTTRGPDGRWHRNRAVTLAVQMRAGEQIAAFGEAVNEALVNVKRQLPPDLKIAHTSDQPRQVQENVSLLMDSLYEAIILVVIVALVGFWDWRAAMLMAASIPLTLAMAFGFIHAIGIDIQQVSIATLIISLGLLVDMPVVAGDAIKRELAAGTHRDIAAWIGPTKLARAIIFATITNIVAYLPFLALSGDVGRFLHSLPVVMTSTLVAALIVSFTFVPLIAYYIVKPPKNPELPLAERRTHGFAGAYYRIGDFALAHRWAVFLGSLLLLVIGGALTTTLKPQFFPTDLSYLSYVDVWLPADAPAGATNAVAQQAEKVIAEEAEQFGKEHGRNDVLQSLTTFVGGGGPRFWFSVQPEQQQLNYAQIIVEVTDKHFTGQLVAQIQTALSRKIPGARIDVRQLETGKPVGVPVSIRISGTDATVLRQLSTDLQAILRSVPTATRVRDDWGEPALLVRLKVDPDRANLSGITNLDVALSSAAGMSGLQVSTLREGDKQIPIAARLRMEERAGVDDLQNLYVYSLTSTQRVPLRQLSRVSTEMAMPRIVRRNQFRTVTVSAFPEPGILPSQVLSATMNRLNEFRQKLPPGYQLEIGGEYEEQQKGFKELAVVMAISVLLIYFALVIQFKSAIKPVLVFAAIPYGMVGAIAALAVMRTSFGFMAFLGIASLVGVIVSHIIVLFDFIEEARERGEPLREGLLDAGIVRLRPVMITVGATVLGLVPLALHGGPLWEPLCYAQIGGLTIATFVTLILVPVLYSIFVLDLKLIKWSNRSTSNTE from the coding sequence ATGGACCAGCAGAAGCAGGGGCGCAATCCGGCCAGATTTTTCGTCCAGAACCGGCAGATCGCGTGGGTAGCGCTGTTTGCGACGATCGCATGGGGCATCTACGGCTACCTGGAAATGCCCAAGCGGAAAGATCCTGAAACGCCCGTGCGTGTCGCGGTTGCCCTGTGTCCGTGGCCCGGGATCACCGCCGATAAAGTCGAACAGTTGGTTACGCGCAAGATCGAACAGACAGTTGCGGCCAACTCCAAAGTCGATCGCGTCGAATCGACAACTCAGGACAATGTGTCGGTTGTGTTCGTCCGTCTGCAGGATAGCGTTGAGAACACCGCCGAGCAGTTCCAGGACATCGGCCAGCGGCTAAACCAAATTCGAGACTTGCCGCAGGGCGCCGGTCCCATTCAGTGGGTAAGCGACTTCGGAGATACAGCGGCGCTCATGCTGACCGTTGCCAGCCCAGACGTGCCTGACATAGAAATCGAGCTGCGCGCTCGTGGCGTGCGCCAGGCGATCGAGAGAAGACGCGGCGCAGCAAAAGACCGCACTTCCCTGCTGTACTGCTATCCCACCACCATCACGCCAACGCTGGTTGAACGCCCATTCGCCATATTCGCGCGACAAGCCGAGCAGGACGGCATTGCGCGGGATATACGCAGTGTGTCTGCCGGCAGTTGCTCTGGAGTGGACGTCCTCAGCAACGCCAGTGACGATCAACTGCGGGCGTACGGCGAACGGTTCATCAGGGACCATCTCCGTTCCTACGAAATGCACCCAGACGCGTGGGGCCCGATCATCATTCGCGATCCACAGGAGACAAAGACCAGGATCGCCGCTGTCGCTGGCGACCGCTACAGCTACCGCCAGCTTGATGACTTCACGGAAGTGATTCAGAGACATCTTCAGCGCGTCCCGATGGTTGCAAAGGTCACCCGCAGCGGTGTGCTTCCGGAGCAGATTTATCTCGCGTATTCGCAAGAACGTCTCGCCGGTTATGACTTGCAGCCGTCGAAACTCGGTGCCATTCTCGGAGCTCGAAACGTTACAGCACCGGGCGGTATCCTGGAGACCCCATCCCGAAACGTGATGGTCGATCCGACTGCCGACTTCAAGACCGAAAAAGATATCGGCAACGTTGTCGTGGCTGCTTCCGCTTCTGGGACGCCTATTTACCTGCGTGATCTGGTCGACATCGAACGCGCGTATCAGACGCCGGCCCGGTATCTCAACTACATGACGACGCGCGGCCCAGATGGTAGATGGCACCGCAACCGCGCCGTCACTCTCGCTGTCCAAATGCGCGCGGGTGAGCAGATCGCCGCGTTCGGTGAAGCGGTGAACGAAGCGCTAGTTAACGTCAAGCGGCAGTTGCCGCCAGATCTTAAAATTGCTCATACGTCAGATCAGCCTAGGCAGGTTCAAGAGAATGTAAGCCTGCTCATGGATAGCTTGTACGAAGCCATCATCCTGGTGGTAATCGTCGCGCTCGTTGGTTTCTGGGATTGGCGAGCGGCCATGCTGATGGCAGCTTCCATCCCGCTTACGCTGGCCATGGCATTCGGTTTCATACATGCAATCGGAATTGACATCCAGCAGGTATCTATCGCGACACTGATTATTTCGCTGGGGCTACTCGTTGACATGCCCGTCGTCGCCGGTGACGCAATCAAGCGAGAATTAGCTGCGGGCACTCATCGCGATATCGCCGCCTGGATTGGTCCCACAAAACTAGCCAGGGCAATCATCTTCGCAACCATTACGAACATTGTCGCGTATTTACCATTTCTAGCCCTCAGTGGAGATGTGGGTAGATTCCTCCACAGCTTGCCGGTCGTAATGACAAGCACTCTCGTGGCAGCGCTGATTGTGTCGTTCACGTTCGTTCCACTGATTGCGTATTACATCGTCAAGCCGCCCAAAAATCCCGAACTGCCTCTGGCCGAAAGGCGAACACATGGCTTTGCAGGAGCGTACTACCGCATCGGCGACTTCGCATTGGCGCACCGTTGGGCAGTATTTCTCGGATCCCTGCTGCTGCTGGTCATTGGCGGCGCCTTGACAACCACGCTCAAGCCGCAGTTCTTCCCCACGGACCTCTCGTATCTTTCGTACGTTGACGTGTGGCTCCCGGCAGACGCGCCCGCGGGCGCAACCAATGCTGTCGCGCAGCAGGCGGAAAAAGTTATCGCTGAAGAAGCTGAGCAGTTCGGCAAGGAGCATGGCCGGAATGATGTATTACAGAGCCTCACAACCTTTGTTGGAGGTGGAGGTCCCCGCTTCTGGTTCTCCGTTCAACCGGAACAGCAACAACTCAACTATGCGCAGATCATCGTCGAAGTTACAGACAAGCATTTCACTGGACAGCTTGTAGCCCAGATCCAGACCGCGCTCAGCCGGAAGATTCCAGGCGCTCGCATTGACGTGCGGCAACTCGAGACGGGAAAGCCAGTGGGCGTGCCTGTTTCCATTCGCATTTCTGGTACAGATGCTACGGTGCTTCGGCAGTTATCCACCGACTTGCAGGCAATCTTAAGATCTGTCCCGACGGCTACACGCGTGCGCGATGACTGGGGCGAGCCTGCACTGTTAGTGCGACTGAAAGTGGACCCCGATCGCGCGAACCTCTCCGGCATCACGAATCTGGATGTCGCGCTCTCGTCCGCCGCAGGCATGAGCGGATTGCAGGTTTCAACCTTGCGGGAGGGAGACAAGCAAATTCCTATCGCTGCACGGCTGAGGATGGAAGAGCGTGCCGGGGTTGACGATCTTCAGAACCTTTATGTGTACTCGCTCACCAGCACCCAACGCGTGCCGCTGCGTCAGCTCTCGCGCGTTTCGACCGAGATGGCAATGCCGAGGATTGTTCGCCGAAATCAGTTCCGAACGGTAACCGTTTCCGCGTTTCCTGAGCCCGGGATACTGCCATCCCAGGTCCTCTCAGCGACTATGAATCGACTCAATGAATTTCGGCAGAAGCTGCCTCCCGGATATCAACTGGAAATTGGAGGCGAGTACGAGGAGCAACAGAAAGGATTCAAGGAACTCGCGGTAGTGATGGCGATCTCGGTGCTCCTAATCTACTTCGCGCTTGTGATCCAGTTTAAGAGTGCGATCAAGCCGGTTCTGGTTTTTGCTGCCATTCCTTATGGCATGGTAGGCGCCATCGCAGCCTTGGCCGTCATGCGGACGTCGTTCGGATTCATGGCCTTTCTTGGGATAGCGAGTTTGGTGGGCGTCATCGTCAGCCACATCATCGTCCTATTCGACTTTATCGAAGAGGCGCGTGAACGAGGGGAGCCGTTGCGTGAGGGACTACTCGACGCTGGCATCGTTCGTTTAAGGCCTGTGATGATTACCGTTGGCGCAACCGTGTTGGGGCTCGTGCCACTCGCACTCCACGGCGGCCCGCTATGGGAGCCTCTCTGTTACGCCCAGATAGGCGGACTTACGATCGCTACTTTCGTGACGCTGATTCTTGTTCCCGTGCTGTATTCAATCTTTGTTCTGGACCTGAAGTTAATTAAGTGGAGTAATCGGTCTACCTCCAATACTGAGTAG
- a CDS encoding zinc-dependent metalloprotease, translated as MALLTGVCVAQGPAITQDPSEQKEDTPRSGPGEKVSAGEPKPYDKVITKEAKTKRGLFTVHQVKQRWYYEIPKSELNKDFLWVVQFTSVPQPMDRGERPRPRVVRWERNNNKIYLRERKFDMVADPSSAIAPAVAASNSNTIHAAFNVEAWGADEAAVIDVTSMFTADMKELGPTDLGKVDASRSFISRIATFPANIEVETALTASDVVNTIPAAPGLPPGKSTISSTYLMHTSMVRLPEKPMMPRVSDDRVGYFNVRKIDFSRDEQKVVKQQYIARWRLEKKDPNATVSEPVKPIVYYVDPATPKKWVPYIKASIESWQVAFEAAGFKNAIIAKDAPTPEQDPDWSAEDVRNTIIRWIPSTTENARGPHIADPRSGEILNGNILVYHNILNLMRQMYFSQVAPLDARAQKMPLPDDLMGKLLGYVVTHEIGHTLGLRHNMKASSQYPAEKLRDREWVHKMGHTPSLMDYSRFNYVAQPEDGIDVNDLIPGIGPYDKWAISWGYKPIPGAKSMDDEKPTLNAWAREQEKNPYLRHADDSAVTRGFDPGEQTEATGDSDAVKSTALGLKNLERVSEMLISASSNDVGEPYEELQGLYTRVLRQWSTEMGHVLRIVGGVSSNNKHVGQEGTIYAPIPAQRQREAVKFLSENAFIAPRLLLNPEVLNRINPVGGPAKISEIQANMLAALLEPARIERLQNLESVNGNTGYSAIDLISDVHTGIWKELRGTGAVKVDNFRRHLQRSYVDYLAKQMQSSKSAGVRPYFRGDLVALRGELKAALPRTTDPATRMHLNDIQDQIAEALDPKRQPAAAPARSPRANFTADQQEEFGYPLSCWPDLE; from the coding sequence ATGGCCCTGTTAACGGGCGTTTGCGTGGCACAGGGCCCTGCGATCACGCAGGACCCGTCTGAGCAGAAAGAAGACACGCCGCGATCTGGTCCTGGAGAAAAGGTTTCGGCGGGAGAGCCAAAGCCTTACGACAAGGTCATTACCAAGGAAGCGAAGACAAAGCGCGGGTTGTTCACCGTCCACCAGGTGAAACAGCGGTGGTACTACGAAATTCCCAAAAGCGAGTTGAACAAGGACTTCCTTTGGGTTGTGCAATTCACAAGTGTGCCGCAGCCTATGGACCGCGGCGAACGGCCTCGGCCTCGCGTGGTTCGTTGGGAACGGAACAATAACAAGATCTACTTGCGGGAACGGAAATTCGACATGGTCGCCGATCCCAGCTCGGCCATTGCTCCAGCCGTTGCAGCATCGAATTCCAATACCATCCATGCGGCTTTCAATGTGGAAGCTTGGGGAGCGGATGAGGCTGCTGTTATCGATGTGACCAGCATGTTCACCGCGGACATGAAGGAACTGGGCCCCACGGATCTTGGGAAGGTTGACGCTTCGCGGAGTTTCATCAGTCGAATCGCAACTTTTCCAGCAAACATCGAAGTCGAGACCGCCCTCACTGCAAGCGATGTCGTGAATACCATACCGGCTGCGCCTGGGTTGCCGCCGGGCAAGTCGACGATTAGCTCCACATACCTCATGCATACCAGCATGGTCAGGCTGCCCGAGAAGCCGATGATGCCCCGGGTGAGTGACGATCGCGTTGGATACTTCAATGTGAGAAAGATCGATTTTAGCCGCGACGAGCAGAAGGTCGTGAAACAGCAGTACATTGCCCGCTGGCGTCTTGAGAAGAAGGACCCGAATGCCACGGTATCAGAGCCGGTGAAGCCAATCGTCTATTACGTCGATCCAGCAACGCCGAAAAAGTGGGTGCCATACATCAAGGCTTCTATCGAAAGTTGGCAAGTTGCCTTCGAGGCGGCGGGATTCAAGAATGCAATTATTGCCAAGGATGCGCCTACTCCTGAACAGGATCCCGACTGGAGCGCGGAAGACGTCCGGAACACCATTATTCGATGGATTCCTTCCACCACGGAAAATGCGAGAGGACCGCACATCGCCGACCCGCGATCCGGCGAGATACTGAACGGCAATATCCTCGTCTATCACAACATCCTGAACCTGATGCGTCAGATGTATTTCTCACAGGTTGCTCCTCTGGATGCGCGCGCGCAGAAGATGCCGCTTCCGGATGATCTGATGGGAAAACTGCTCGGTTATGTTGTGACGCATGAGATTGGGCATACGCTCGGCCTGAGGCACAACATGAAGGCCAGCTCACAGTACCCTGCGGAAAAATTGCGTGATCGCGAATGGGTTCACAAGATGGGCCACACCCCGTCGTTGATGGACTACTCGCGGTTCAACTATGTTGCCCAACCGGAGGATGGCATTGATGTGAACGACCTGATCCCGGGCATTGGTCCCTATGACAAATGGGCGATCTCGTGGGGCTACAAACCGATCCCCGGCGCCAAGTCGATGGATGACGAAAAGCCGACCTTGAATGCGTGGGCACGGGAGCAGGAGAAGAATCCTTATCTTCGCCATGCCGACGACTCTGCCGTGACGAGAGGTTTCGATCCTGGCGAGCAGACAGAAGCTACGGGCGATTCCGATGCCGTGAAGTCGACCGCACTCGGCCTGAAAAACCTTGAACGCGTTTCCGAAATGTTGATTTCGGCTTCGAGCAACGATGTTGGAGAGCCCTACGAGGAACTCCAGGGTTTATATACCCGAGTCCTCCGGCAGTGGAGCACAGAGATGGGCCATGTGCTTCGGATCGTCGGCGGTGTTTCCTCGAACAATAAACATGTTGGCCAGGAAGGAACGATTTACGCGCCGATTCCTGCGCAGCGGCAGCGTGAGGCAGTGAAGTTCCTCAGTGAGAATGCGTTCATCGCACCTCGTCTGCTTCTAAACCCAGAAGTCCTCAACCGGATCAATCCCGTGGGAGGACCAGCAAAGATCAGCGAGATACAGGCCAACATGCTCGCGGCGTTGCTGGAGCCTGCACGCATTGAGAGACTCCAGAATCTGGAAAGCGTCAATGGAAACACCGGATATAGTGCGATTGACTTGATCTCGGATGTCCATACCGGTATCTGGAAAGAACTGCGCGGAACCGGCGCGGTTAAGGTGGATAACTTCCGCCGCCACCTCCAGCGATCCTACGTGGACTACCTCGCCAAGCAGATGCAATCCAGCAAGTCTGCCGGCGTTCGGCCTTACTTCCGAGGCGACCTGGTAGCACTTCGTGGAGAACTGAAGGCAGCGCTCCCGCGCACGACCGATCCTGCGACCCGCATGCATCTGAACGATATTCAGGATCAGATTGCGGAGGCACTGGATCCGAAGCGGCAGCCCGCGGCTGCTCCTGCACGTTCACCACGGGCTAATTTCACTGCTGATCAGCAAGAGGAGTTCGGCTATCCTTTGAGTTGCTGGCCTGATCTTGAATAG